The region gtatatatgcatatatgtatatgtatatgtgtatatatgtatatacacacatattatatatatataagtatgtatgcatatatatgagagattgagagagaacatgaatttgGCAGGGAAATGAAGGGAGGAATCTGGGAGGGGTTAGAGTTGGAGAGTGGGGGGTGGACTTGGTAAAAAACAAAATGCCTTCATATCCGAAGGAAAAAATAATAGAGTAAGAGAGCCCTGCCAGTGCTCGGCACTACCTAATGGGTTCTAATTTGTGGCCCAGTGGAATATGGCACAGCCACTACGCAGTTGCGGAAACTGTTTTTAGTATTGTGAACCTGCTGGTAAACTGTTAAACTAAGCTAGCACAAGACAGAAAGATAGTGTGAAGGGTACAGCATTAAAATATATGTCAGTACACCAAAATGTTAAGGGGAGTTGCTTCTGGGTGAATTAGAggtgatttgatttttttcctttaataatttgAGACGTCCATATACTTTTGAACGTGGGCATCCACTGGAGAGGGATTGACCTGTTCAGGGGAGggtgctctccctcctccaagAAGCCTTCTACTGGCCATAGCTCCCCAGTTCCGGGTGGGAGCATGTGAATCCCCTCCCCCTCAGCGATGAACGGTTTGCCTGCCCTGGGTTTGTGCACATCATCCCTGCTCCTGTGACTTCAAGAGTACACGTACGTtttcatgtccagaagacaccgTTCTCCTTCCAGACCTTTGACACTTAAAATATTCAGTTCTGTTTCCCCCTGGTTCCTGAGCCTTTGGGAATTGACTCAAGATTCTCTTAGACATTGCTTTCTAAAAGACTTATGGGCATGTGTGTAATTAATGCTTTAGCATGAAAAGCTCTCCCGTGTTCAAACAACGTAAACAAGGCCGAGTGATAATCCGAAAGAAGGCAGCAAGCTAAGGACTGCAGGCATTTACCACTTCGCAGGAAGTCTAGGGTGTCTGTCCTTATCACAAAATCAGGAGAGTAGCAATGTCGCCACAGCCCTGGGCTTCAGAAGCAGCTTCCCACCTTATCTGAATCTGCTTGACCGGTTCGATGGGTCTGAGGGTCATGCAGCTGGTGTCGCGCGTGCCTTCGCGGCTTCCGAAGCCTCAGGGCGCGGGGTCGTTCCGCGGAGCTGCTTGTCGCTGCTGGCCAGCCGCAGCAGCGACGCGGACTTGGGGACGCGCGCGGGGCGGGGACCAGGTTACCCGCCTCCTCCGGCTGGGGAGTCCCCGGGGCCGGCGCGCGGGGAAGTCCCAAGCGCGGGTACAAGAGCACGGCGCGCGCCCAGGAGGGCGGCCCGGACAGTGGCGCAGCGCTCCAGTCATGTCGCAAGGcctccagctcctgcttctaggCTGCGGTACGGCCCCCAAGCCCGATCGCCCGGTGCTACCCGCGACCCCTCCTCGGTGGCCTTGGCTTACGCcgctctgtctctccctctctcttgcagCCTGCAGCCTGGCGCCCGCGTTGGCGATGCGGGAGGTGACGGTGGCTTGCTCCGAAACGGCCGACTTGCCGTGCACAGCGCCCTGGGACCCGCAGCTCTCCTACACAGTGTCCTGGGCCAAGGTAAGCTCCATTGGGATTTGCGCGGTCCCTTGTGGGGACAGTGGAAACAGGCACCCGAGGGACCAGATTTCTGGGAGGGCATCCGGATTGGGCACTCCAACCATTCTAATACCCCACTTTCTCCCACCTCGCTTCATCCACATCCGTGGCCCAAGCCCCCTTTTGTTAGTCCCCGCTCCCTCCCCCCAGATCATGATCAAAAGGGGATTGGTGTGAAAGATCCCACCAGAGGTTTTCAAGGGATTGGACCCACGTGACAGGGCACCTGTGGTTGCAGCCAAAGAGCTGCAGAGAAAGCAACGTGGGCCTAGATTTGGGCATGGGTTAGGAAGCACGTCCTTAGACTCCTGATTTCTTGTGCCTTGTGACCATGAGACCATCTCAAAGACGGTCTCACGTGGCTTAGGCTGGCCATAGGAGGTAGTTGGGAGCAGGAATCTCCTTTTAGTTAAGGCATGCTATTGGCTCATCTTGGTTCTGCTTCTGCTAGGCAGCCTCTGAGGGGTCCGGTCTGCCCAGGAATGAGGATTTCCTTAGAAATGTGTTGGAGCCTGAGGCTcaaacaggagagaaagcatcTCTGCTCCTGTGGTGGGAAATTGAGTTGCATAAGGCAAAACATTTGAAAGGCTTTCTTTTAGTGAGATCTCCCAGACCTCAAAATTGTAATTCCTTTGGTATTTTTAAACCCCGCTGCTGTAATTTAATAGAGCCAGCCTCTGCATCTCTTCTTTAAGTGGGGTTCTGAGATAGGCCAACTCCATTTTAAGGCAAATGAATAAAATCCCCAGGGGTGGCTCTGAGGAGGAAGCCTCCGTACGTAGGTTCTCAGTTTTCACCAAACAGTGCTGCCTTCTTCCCACAAGGAGAGATGTTATGAAAGCTtacatacgtatgtgtgtgtttaaatatgcaAGGCAGGGTggaaagaaagggtgtgtgtgcgtgtgtgtgtgtgtgtgtgtgtgtgtgtgtgtggtgtggtgtgtgtgtggtgtggtgtgtgtgtgtgtgtgtgtgtgtgtgtgtgtgtgtgtggtgtggtgtgtgtgtggtgtgtgtgtgtgtgtgtgtgtgtgtggtgtgtgtgtggtgtgtgtgtgtgtgggtgtggtgtgtgtgtgtgtggtgtggtgtgtgtgtgtgtggtgtgtgtgtgtgtgtgtggtgtgtgtgtgtgtgtgtgtgtgtgtgtatgtgtgtggtgtgtgtgtgattgggtggTTTGTGGGGTGAATGGTGGatgggtttgtttgtgtgtgggtggggtttgtgtgtgtggtggtgtgtgtgtgtgtgtgtgtgtgtgtgtggtggggtgtgtgtttgtgtgtgtgtgtgtggtgtggtgtgtgtgtgtgtgctgtggtgtgtgtgtgtgtgtgtgtgtggtgtggtgtgtggtgtggtttgttGTGTTTGGGTTGTGgggggtgtgttgtgtgtggtgtgtgtgtgtgtgtgtgtgtgtgggatgtgtgtgtgatatgtgtatggtgtgtgtgtggtgtggtgtgtgtgtgtatgtgtgtgtatgtgtgtgtgtggtggtgtggtgcatgcatgtgtgtgagtgtgtttgtgtgtgtggtgtggtgtgtgtgtgtggtggtggtgtgggtgtgtgggtgtggtggggtgggttgGGTTGTGGGGgtggttgtgggtgtgtgtgtggggtggtgtgtgtacatgttgtgtgtggtgtgtgtgtggtgtggtgtggtgtgtgtgtatggtgtggtgtgtgtgtgtgtgtgtgtgtgtgtgtgtggtgtggggtgtgtgtgtggtgtgtatggtgtggggtgtggtatggtgtgtggtgtggtatgtgtgtgtgtggtgtggtgtgtgtgtggtgtggggtgtgtgtgtgtgtgtgtgtgtgtgtgtatgtgtgtgtgtgtgtgtacagtgtgtgtgtgtgtgtgtgtgtgtgtgtgtgtgtgtgtgtgtgtgtgtgcatgtgtctttttctttcatgtttctcctttcttcactGTGGGCTCAGTAAACAGGAGTCCAAAAATTGTTCGAGTAGTCAAAACAAtagcactttaaaaatatcataaaaacaaTATTTGAGTGCTCACCATATGCCAGACTGTgggaataaatatttacatatgttatCTACCTCTGTTTTCCTGAACAGTGTGGGCTTAAGGGGCCAGAACTATTCTTGTTCCTCCTTTACAGTCGAAAGCTCAGAGCCCAGGGGAGTGAAGTAAGTGGGCTTTGAATCAAGCTGTCAGATTCCAAATCTTCGGTTGTTAGACTATCTTGATATCTcgattttctattttaattactttgaGTAAAGAAGAGTAAAGTATCCTTGAGCTAGCCAGCCAGTAGACTTAGCCATCTCAAGGAGGGAGCAAAACATAAAACCACGATCCCTCCCAgactgtaattaaaaaaaaaaaggaaagaaagcatcatTAATATCCCCAGGGGAGTAATTAAAAAGTACTCATGAAACAAGTAGATGAAATTTCAGACTGTGAAGTTCAAACAGTTGTCAAGTTAAATCTTCTCACACAGGGTCATTTGGAATGGTTCAGTAAATCATAGCAATTAGCCTTTGACCTCTCCTTGGATGTCGGCAGACGATGTCAGTCTGTaatgtatttgcttgtttattggaCACAGTTCTTGCAAGGTCTGGCCTTAAGGTCTCttaaaaattctttcttaaaaaaaaaaaaagagcgggTGGCGGAGTTGCTCGATATGAATGGAGCTCTGATGAGAAACGGAAAAGGCATCGCTCTCCTCTCATCCCCTGTCCATGCTTGGTGGCGAGAGGCTAG is a window of Rattus rattus isolate New Zealand chromosome 14, Rrattus_CSIRO_v1, whole genome shotgun sequence DNA encoding:
- the Cd83 gene encoding CD83 antigen isoform X2; protein product: MGLRVMQLVSRVPSRLPKPQGAGSFRGAACRCWPAAAATRTWGRARGGDQVTRLLRLGSPRGRRAGKSQARVQEHGARPGGRPGQWRSAPVMSQGLQLLLLGCACSLAPALAMREVTVACSETADLPCTAPWDPQLSYTVSWAKVSESGNERLELPESQQNSSAEVPRKRPYSLTIENTTLCSAGTYRCALQELGGQRNFSGTVVLKDVPRKLQSQPSGSTGQKLCCSSLWSFST